From a region of the Gossypium raimondii isolate GPD5lz chromosome 10, ASM2569854v1, whole genome shotgun sequence genome:
- the LOC128033966 gene encoding uncharacterized protein LOC128033966: MTPEAGEIMEKLKDKKVEYEAIASSDSSVHLEGIDNRIITEVLGPERYGRVRFQGSFVSPTQYFGSSSQQYMALGSQAQAEVQRLKDQMTQMQATTAEVQRKYEELQLQLKADAAAREVEVQKKYEELQLRLKADAASREAEQSRKYDELQQQLQSLMMFQSQLPSSQCIA, from the exons atgactcctgaagctggtgaaataatg gaaaaactaaaggataaaaaggtggagtacgaagcgattgcttctagtgatagttctgttcatcttgaaggcattgataaccgaattattactgaagttttgggtcctgaaaggtatggtcgggttcgatttcaaggatctttcgttagcccaacccaatattttggatccagctcgcagcaatacatggctttggggagtcaggctcaagctgaagttcagaggttaaaagaccagatgactcagatgcaagcgaccacagctgaggttcaaaggaaatatgaagaactccagctacaacttaaagcagacgcggcagcgagggaagtagaggttcaaaagaaatatgaagaactccagctacgaCTTAAAGCTgatgcggcatcgagagaagcagagcagagcagaaagtacgacgaactccagcagcagcttcagAGTCTGATGATGTTTCAGTCGCAACTTCCGTCGTCACAgtgtattgcataa